Proteins encoded in a region of the Rubrobacter calidifluminis genome:
- the acs gene encoding acetate--CoA ligase translates to MTEEKTIEALLEERRTFPPPEEFAARANVSDPSVYERAERDPEGFWAGFARELHWFKEWDKVLDDSEAPFYKWFVGGRLNVSYNCLDYQVEQGRGDKRAIVWEPDEPGEEGRALTYSELLAEVKKFANVLRSLGVGKGDTVAIYMPMIPELPVAMLACARIGAPHSVVFGGFSANSLRGRINDCEAKVVITADAGRRGGKRVPLKENADKALEDAPSVEHMIVVRRTGDEVPMQEGRDLWYHELMAEADPECPAEEMDAEDLLFILYSSGSTGRPKGIVHTTGGYLTFVYATTKWVMDIKDDDVYWCTADIGWVTGHSYIVYGPLANGATSLMFEGTPTYPAPDRYWEIVEKYGVTICYTSPTTIRSLMKEGRQWPEKHDLSSLRLLGTVGEPINPRAWVWFHEFVGGGRCPIVDTWWQTETGGHMITPLPGITTTKPGSATRPFPGIGADIYNEEGRPIEGSGGGYLVLTRPWPGMLRTLYKDPQRYQETYWSRFPGVYFAGDGAKRDEDGYYWIIGRVDDVINVSGHRISTWEVESALVSHEKVSEAAVVGRPDEQKGQAIFAYVTLEGDLEGSDELKQELRRHVREVIGPIATPDDMVFTSALPKTRSGKIMRRILRAVAQGSTDFGDTTTLADPDVVEELRRQANSQT, encoded by the coding sequence ATGACAGAAGAGAAGACCATCGAGGCGTTACTGGAGGAGAGGAGGACCTTCCCGCCGCCGGAGGAGTTCGCCGCGCGGGCCAACGTCAGCGACCCGTCGGTCTACGAGCGGGCCGAGCGCGATCCGGAGGGCTTCTGGGCGGGGTTCGCCCGCGAGCTGCACTGGTTCAAAGAGTGGGACAAAGTCCTCGACGACTCGGAGGCGCCCTTCTACAAGTGGTTCGTCGGGGGCAGGCTCAACGTCTCGTACAACTGTCTCGACTACCAGGTCGAGCAGGGCCGGGGGGACAAGCGGGCGATAGTCTGGGAGCCGGACGAGCCCGGCGAGGAGGGACGCGCGCTCACCTATTCCGAGCTTCTCGCCGAGGTGAAGAAGTTTGCCAACGTGCTCAGGAGCCTGGGGGTCGGGAAGGGTGATACGGTCGCCATCTACATGCCGATGATCCCCGAGCTCCCGGTCGCCATGCTCGCCTGCGCCCGCATCGGCGCCCCGCATTCGGTGGTCTTCGGCGGGTTCTCGGCCAACTCGCTGCGCGGCAGGATCAACGACTGCGAGGCCAAGGTAGTCATCACCGCCGACGCCGGGCGACGGGGCGGCAAGAGGGTTCCGCTGAAGGAGAACGCGGACAAAGCCCTCGAGGATGCCCCGTCGGTCGAGCACATGATCGTCGTACGACGCACCGGGGACGAGGTTCCTATGCAGGAGGGGCGGGATCTCTGGTACCACGAGCTCATGGCCGAAGCCGACCCCGAGTGCCCGGCGGAGGAGATGGATGCGGAGGATCTGCTCTTCATCCTCTACTCCTCCGGCTCGACCGGGCGTCCTAAGGGGATCGTGCACACCACGGGCGGATATCTCACCTTCGTCTACGCCACCACCAAGTGGGTGATGGACATAAAGGACGACGACGTCTACTGGTGCACGGCGGACATCGGCTGGGTCACCGGGCACTCGTACATCGTCTATGGCCCGCTCGCCAACGGGGCGACGAGCCTGATGTTCGAGGGTACGCCCACCTACCCGGCGCCGGACCGTTACTGGGAGATAGTCGAGAAGTACGGGGTGACGATCTGCTACACCTCCCCGACTACGATCCGCTCGCTGATGAAAGAGGGCAGGCAGTGGCCCGAGAAGCACGATCTTTCTTCTCTGAGGCTGCTCGGGACGGTGGGTGAGCCGATCAACCCGCGGGCCTGGGTCTGGTTCCACGAGTTCGTCGGCGGCGGGCGCTGCCCGATCGTGGACACCTGGTGGCAGACGGAGACCGGCGGGCACATGATCACCCCGCTGCCCGGCATCACAACCACCAAGCCCGGTAGCGCGACCAGGCCTTTCCCCGGCATAGGAGCCGACATCTACAATGAGGAGGGACGACCGATAGAAGGTTCCGGCGGCGGTTATCTGGTCCTCACCCGTCCCTGGCCGGGGATGCTGCGCACCCTGTACAAGGACCCGCAGCGCTACCAGGAGACCTACTGGTCGCGCTTCCCGGGGGTGTACTTCGCCGGAGATGGGGCCAAGCGCGACGAAGACGGCTACTACTGGATCATCGGCCGCGTCGACGACGTCATAAACGTCAGCGGGCACCGCATCTCCACCTGGGAGGTCGAGAGCGCGCTGGTCTCCCATGAGAAGGTCTCCGAGGCCGCCGTCGTCGGGCGTCCCGACGAGCAGAAGGGACAGGCGATCTTCGCCTACGTCACGCTCGAGGGTGATCTGGAGGGCTCCGACGAGCTCAAGCAGGAGCTGCGCCGGCACGTCCGCGAGGTGATAGGTCCGATCGCCACCCCCGACGACATGGTCTTCACCAGCGCCCTCCCGAAGACGCGAAGCGGCAAGATCATGCGCCGCATCCTGCGCGCCGTCGCCCAGGGCTCAACGGACTTCGGGGATACCACCACGCTCGCCGACCCGGACGTGGTGGAGGAGCTGCGCAGACAGGCCAACAGCCAGACCTGA
- a CDS encoding acetate uptake transporter, translating to MAQVDPELREEIRKMVRDETAGRTARENPPAAPIGDPAPLGLAAFALTTFLLSLVNAGLLPSAGVQVVLPLALFYGGLGQLLAGMWEFRNNNTFGATAFSSYGAFWIAFAALETFYAGRIPASDLSSVVGWFLIAWGIFTAYMFFGSMRVTNAVMVVFLLLAITFFLLGIGELAGSAGISKVGGYVGLLTAIAAWYTSAAGVINSVSGRVVLPVGPRA from the coding sequence ATGGCTCAGGTAGATCCAGAGCTGCGTGAAGAGATAAGGAAGATGGTGCGGGACGAGACGGCGGGGCGCACGGCGCGGGAGAATCCGCCGGCGGCTCCGATCGGTGACCCCGCGCCGCTCGGGCTCGCGGCGTTCGCGCTCACGACGTTTTTGCTCAGCCTCGTCAACGCGGGGCTTTTGCCTTCCGCCGGGGTGCAGGTCGTTCTGCCGCTCGCGCTCTTCTACGGGGGATTAGGGCAGCTTCTGGCCGGGATGTGGGAGTTCAGGAACAACAACACCTTCGGAGCCACAGCGTTCAGTTCTTACGGAGCGTTTTGGATCGCATTCGCTGCGCTCGAGACTTTCTACGCTGGCAGGATACCGGCCTCGGATCTCTCTTCGGTGGTGGGGTGGTTCCTCATAGCGTGGGGCATCTTCACCGCGTACATGTTCTTCGGTTCCATGCGGGTGACCAACGCGGTGATGGTGGTGTTTTTGCTGCTTGCCATAACCTTCTTCCTGCTCGGCATAGGGGAACTCGCGGGCTCGGCCGGCATCTCCAAGGTCGGCGGGTACGTGGGGCTTCTCACGGCGATAGCGGCCTGGTACACCTCGGCGGCCGGGGTGATCAACTCCGTCTCCGGACGGGTGGTGTTGCCCGTGGGACCCCGGGCCTGA
- a CDS encoding OsmC family peroxiredoxin, whose protein sequence is MPSAQRRAEVRWRGSLTGGSGSLNLASSGALSDAQISFPARTGDPDGKTSPEELIAAAHAGCYAMALSNVLSESGHEPEELEVSAEVTFDMGQLKITSSVLEVRGRVPGLDEAGFREAAEKAEQGCPVSNALRNNVEITLNASLA, encoded by the coding sequence ATGCCCTCTGCACAACGGCGCGCGGAGGTCAGATGGAGAGGAAGCCTGACCGGAGGTTCCGGGAGCCTGAACCTGGCGAGCAGCGGCGCTCTCAGCGATGCACAGATCAGTTTCCCCGCCCGCACCGGTGATCCCGACGGGAAGACCTCCCCGGAGGAGCTCATCGCCGCCGCCCACGCCGGCTGCTACGCGATGGCCCTCTCCAACGTCCTCTCCGAGAGCGGACACGAACCCGAAGAGCTCGAAGTCAGCGCCGAGGTCACCTTCGACATGGGACAGCTCAAGATCACCTCCTCCGTCCTTGAGGTGCGCGGCCGCGTGCCGGGGCTGGACGAAGCCGGATTCAGGGAGGCCGCAGAGAAGGCCGAACAGGGTTGCCCGGTCTCCAACGCCCTCAGAAACAACGTCGAGATAACCCTGAACGCCTCTCTGGCCTGA
- a CDS encoding cysteine hydrolase family protein — MSGRREVVVPEYEVRESVRVDPSRTALVVVDMQNDFVKEGGALRVPDAEGTIPAIHHLLEVARDSGMKVVFTQDTHAEGDPEWEIWGEHAREGSWGWRIVDELSPREGELVIRKVRYDAFYGTHLEHFLRLWDTKTLIVCGTVANICVHYTAASAALRWFEVVLPRDAVSALDPFDLESSLRQTAFLFAGTVTRSRGIEVA; from the coding sequence ATGTCCGGCCGCAGAGAGGTCGTGGTCCCGGAGTACGAGGTCAGGGAGAGCGTGCGGGTGGACCCCTCGCGCACCGCCCTCGTCGTCGTCGACATGCAGAACGATTTCGTGAAGGAGGGGGGAGCGCTCAGGGTCCCGGACGCCGAAGGGACGATCCCCGCCATACACCACCTGCTCGAGGTGGCCAGGGACTCCGGTATGAAGGTCGTCTTCACCCAGGATACCCACGCCGAGGGTGACCCGGAGTGGGAGATCTGGGGCGAGCACGCCCGCGAGGGTTCCTGGGGATGGCGGATTGTGGACGAACTCTCCCCGCGCGAGGGTGAGCTCGTGATCCGCAAGGTCCGCTACGACGCCTTCTACGGCACCCACCTGGAGCACTTCCTGCGTCTGTGGGATACGAAGACCCTGATCGTCTGCGGTACCGTGGCCAACATCTGCGTGCACTACACCGCGGCGAGTGCTGCCCTGCGCTGGTTCGAGGTGGTGCTGCCCCGCGACGCGGTCTCCGCGCTCGACCCGTTCGACCTGGAGTCCTCCCTGCGCCAGACGGCCTTCCTCTTCGCCGGCACCGTCACACGGAGCCGGGGCATAGAGGTGGCGTGA
- a CDS encoding DMT family transporter codes for MRLLYTIVLLGVTAVWGWTFVVVQDAISAYGVIPFLAARFLLAACALVPFTLRRITRGTLVAGAGVGLVLAVGYLFQTLGLLYTTPTNSGLITGMFVVFAPLSDRLLFGVRISRPVLAAVILSFAGMVLLAGGSPDGVNLGDLLTLLCAAALGLQIALLSRYASGHDALGFASVETSVMALLFTGVWLFSGGVSFPPRSVWMALIVTGLLASAAAFWAQTFVQQRLPAARAAVILTMEPVFAALFGYWLAGDRLDAVQMAGAALILSALFLGEILPLLTRRRAKKGLPPDPV; via the coding sequence GTGAGGCTCCTGTATACCATCGTCCTGCTCGGTGTGACGGCTGTGTGGGGGTGGACCTTCGTGGTCGTGCAGGACGCGATCTCCGCCTACGGCGTCATACCGTTCCTCGCGGCCCGTTTCCTGCTCGCCGCCTGCGCCCTCGTCCCCTTCACCCTGCGGCGCATCACCCGTGGAACGCTCGTCGCGGGGGCTGGTGTGGGGTTGGTGCTGGCCGTGGGCTACCTCTTCCAGACGCTCGGCCTGCTGTACACCACCCCGACGAACTCCGGGCTTATCACAGGGATGTTCGTCGTGTTCGCCCCGCTCTCGGACCGCCTCCTCTTCGGGGTGCGCATCTCCCGCCCCGTGCTCGCCGCCGTCATCCTGAGCTTCGCCGGGATGGTGCTGCTTGCCGGTGGGAGTCCCGACGGCGTAAACCTGGGCGACCTGCTCACCCTGCTCTGTGCGGCCGCCCTGGGGCTGCAGATAGCCCTGCTCTCCCGATACGCCTCGGGGCACGACGCGCTGGGGTTCGCCTCGGTGGAGACCTCCGTGATGGCGCTCCTTTTCACCGGGGTCTGGCTTTTCTCGGGCGGTGTCTCCTTCCCACCGCGCAGCGTCTGGATGGCCCTGATCGTCACCGGTCTTTTGGCCTCCGCCGCCGCCTTCTGGGCCCAGACGTTCGTCCAGCAGCGCCTGCCCGCGGCCCGCGCGGCGGTGATCCTGACGATGGAGCCGGTCTTCGCCGCGCTCTTCGGCTACTGGCTCGCTGGCGACCGGCTGGACGCGGTGCAGATGGCGGGGGCCGCCCTCATCCTCTCGGCGCTCTTTCTGGGTGAGATACTGCCTCTCCTCACCCGCAGGAGGGCGAAGAAGGGGCTGCCCCCCGATCCCGTATAA